AACAGGGAACAGTAAGAAGTGAAAGGGTTTCAAGATTTAGAAATGTCCTAACTGTAATGCGTAGCGCTATAACCTAATCTCAACTTAAAGGTTGGGATCACAAGATTTCTAGTGTTAAGCTGTTAGGGCTCTAAATCGGGAATTCAGAGATCAGATTTTATCGATTATGATTGATTGCGAATAGTTTGAGCCATTAAATATATTGTTGTCCATTCCTGTTGAATTTGAGTGAGTTTAACGTTTAAAGCTTGAGCAATTGTTTCTAGGGTTTCTCCGGCTTTTAAACGTTGAATAATTTGCTGTTGGGTCGGGGTTAAACTTTGCCAAAATTTTTGCCATTGGTCGGAATTTAATCCTAAACGATGTTCCGATAAAGAGGTTCCTAACCAACTGGTGACTAATTCAGGATTTTGTTTTAAGGTGAAATTTTTAATCGCATGATAACTTACTTTTTCGCGCAGTCGATAGATTTGTTTAATCGGTAAATTTAACGTTTGAGCGATCGCTTCTTGGGATAATCCTTGTAAATATAATCTTAACCATTCCGCCGCAATGGGGTCAACATTTTTAATTAAATAAGCTTCAAATTCAGTTTGAACCGTTAACCGTTGGTTTTGTTGCGCTTGAAAATATTGGTCATCTTGATAGCGAGAAACCGCTTGATTATCCAATAAACTAATGGTTTCATCTGTTTCATCGGAGAGGATTTCATCAGATAACTGTTTAATCCATTCTCCGGTAGGAACTTGGGTTAATCCTCCCCGTTGAGTGCGACATAAATAGTTAACAAATCGATAGACTAATAGGGGTTGATTCCGAATCGGACGCAAACAATATTCTTCTACGGTTGTTAATAATAAAGCATTGCTTAATTGCCGATCGGAGGTACATTGAGAAATCCATTGTATTTGTTGTTGTAAATAGCGATCGCTATTCAACATTTCCTGAACGACTTCCTGTAAAACATCCACGACTTGACGCTGACGATCTCGACTGGTAGCAACCCACAGCCGAACTTTTTGGCGTAAAATCATTAAACTTCCTAATCGTTGCATTAAATTGCGATAGGCTGTTTCGGAAGACACCTCTAAATAGCGCTGTTTTAGAATATGATAGCGAAAGTTTAACCCTAATTTTATTCGTTCCTGTTGGTCAGAGGGGAGAGAATCTAAGGTTTTAGAATGTTCTCCAAGTAACCAACGAATAATGCTTTCTCGTCTGTTTGGGCTATGGTTAGGGTAATCGTTTTCCAGTTGGAAACGCCACTGATTTGTCCAAGATTCTGCTAACGTCATTTAAAAGTTTAAGGGTTCAGGAAATCGTCACTTGCTAGGGGTTTTACTATTTTATCCTAAATCGGGTGAGCTATCTTCAAATTCAGAAAATTCCGAGGATTCTAGGGGAGAGTTTTCTCGAAGTTTATTATGGAGAACTTCAACTAAATGCTGAGTTGCGCCGTTTGTGCGTTGATTTTTTAGAGGCAAAATTTTCTCCAGAATAGAGGTATAATCTTCCCCTTTCCGCGCTAATAAAAAATAAGTATTCATTCCACCTTTTCCTTTAATTGAAATAGTTCCTCGTTTAGCGACAATATATTGATCCGGTAAAAGATAATAAGTATCTTCACTCATTTGAATTCGTCCTGCTAACCCGTGAGATTCCATTCGACTGGCAATATTTACCGTATCTCCCCACAAATCATAGAGGAATTTTTTAATCCCAATCACTCCAGCTACAACGGGCCCACTGTGAATTCCAATTCGCAAACTAAAGGCTTTATGATGAATTTGATTAAACTCAATAATGGCATTTTGCATATCTAATGCCATTTCTGCGATCGCAATCGCATGATCAGAACGATGATAAGGTAATCCCCCCACCACCATATAAGCATCCCCAATGGTTTTAATTTTTTCTAAGCCGTATTTTTCAGTTAACCGATCAAAAGCTGAGAATAATTCATTAAGTAAATTGACTAAATCAATCGGACTTAAGGAAGATGAAATTTGCGTAAACCCAACAATATCAGCAAATAAAACGGTGACTTCTGCAAAATGTTCTGCTATCGTTTTAGTTTCTTTTTTGAGGCGATTGGCAATAGGTTCGGGTAGAATATTTAACAGTAACCGTTCTGTTTGTTGCTGTTGATGGTGCAGAGCAATTTCAGTCAGTTGTCGTTGGATAAACTGACCTAATTGACTACCAATTGCTGTCATCGTTTGCATGAGTTCAGGATCGGGAGAACAGATTTCTTGACTTAAAAAAGTCATCACTCCTAACACTTCTTTTCCATCTTTAATTGGAAACCCAAACGCGGCGTGTAATCCTAATTTTTGGGCAATATATTTTTGAATACAGTGATCATTCACCATGACATCATCAATCCAATGAGCAAAACCACTACTCCAGACTAGACCCGGTAAACCGACATTAAAACCCAGTTTGATTTGTTGATAAAAATCTTGAATTTCAGGCTGATTCAAGGCTGGGTTTA
Above is a window of Planktothrix serta PCC 8927 DNA encoding:
- a CDS encoding HetZ-related protein 2, translated to MTLAESWTNQWRFQLENDYPNHSPNRRESIIRWLLGEHSKTLDSLPSDQQERIKLGLNFRYHILKQRYLEVSSETAYRNLMQRLGSLMILRQKVRLWVATSRDRQRQVVDVLQEVVQEMLNSDRYLQQQIQWISQCTSDRQLSNALLLTTVEEYCLRPIRNQPLLVYRFVNYLCRTQRGGLTQVPTGEWIKQLSDEILSDETDETISLLDNQAVSRYQDDQYFQAQQNQRLTVQTEFEAYLIKNVDPIAAEWLRLYLQGLSQEAIAQTLNLPIKQIYRLREKVSYHAIKNFTLKQNPELVTSWLGTSLSEHRLGLNSDQWQKFWQSLTPTQQQIIQRLKAGETLETIAQALNVKLTQIQQEWTTIYLMAQTIRNQS